Proteins co-encoded in one Cucurbita pepo subsp. pepo cultivar mu-cu-16 chromosome LG15, ASM280686v2, whole genome shotgun sequence genomic window:
- the LOC111811955 gene encoding cytochrome b5-like isoform X1, with the protein MASARIVGLGRKNKKKKKKKFRTRKICLPDYTTLFQAATMDGRTVFTLAEVASHDNRNDCWLIIEDKVYDVTKFLEDHPGGDEVLLSSTGKDATNDFLDVGHSSAASAMMEEFYVGDIDSSVIPAKGEYIPPKQPLYNQDKTLEFIIKVLQFLAPLVILGLAFGIHIYTKTT; encoded by the exons ATGGCTTCTGCAAGAATTGTGGGGCTTggaaggaagaacaagaagaagaagaagaagaaattcag AACAAGAAAGATTTGCCTCCCAGATTACACGACACTCTTCCAAGCTGCGACCATGGATGGCCGCACGGTGTTCACTTTGGCTGAGGTTGCCTCCCACGACAACCGCAACGACTGCTGGTTGATCATTGAGGATAAG GTATATGATGTGACAAAATTCCTCGAAGACCATCCTGGTGGTGATGAAGTCTTGTTGTCAAGCACTG GTAAGGATGCAACCAATGATTTTCTCGACGTCGGGCACAGCAGCGCTGCTAGTGCAATGATGGAAGAATTTTACGTAGGCGATATCGATAGCTCGGTTATTCCTGCAAAAGGAGAGTACATTCCTCCAAAGCAGCCCCTATACAACCAAGACAAGACACTGGAATTCATTATCAAGGTACTCCAGTTTCTAGCTCCCCTGGTAATTCTAGGTTTGGCTTTTGGCATCCACATCTATACCAAAACGACTTAA
- the LOC111811955 gene encoding cytochrome b5-like isoform X2 has product MASARTVGIGRKNKKKKKKFRTRKICLPDYTTLFQAATMDGRTVFTLAEVASHDNRNDCWLIIEDKVYDVTKFLEDHPGGDEVLLSSTGKDATNDFLDVGHSSAASAMMEEFYVGDIDSSVIPAKGEYIPPKQPLYNQDKTLEFIIKVLQFLAPLVILGLAFGIHIYTKTT; this is encoded by the exons ATGGCTTCTGCAAGAACTGTGGGGATTggaaggaagaacaagaagaagaagaagaaattcag AACAAGAAAGATTTGCCTCCCAGATTACACGACACTCTTCCAAGCTGCGACCATGGATGGCCGCACGGTGTTCACTTTGGCTGAGGTTGCCTCCCACGACAACCGCAACGACTGCTGGTTGATCATTGAGGATAAG GTATATGATGTGACAAAATTCCTCGAAGACCATCCTGGTGGTGATGAAGTCTTGTTGTCAAGCACTG GTAAGGATGCAACCAATGATTTTCTCGACGTCGGGCACAGCAGCGCTGCTAGTGCAATGATGGAAGAATTTTACGTAGGCGATATCGATAGCTCGGTTATTCCTGCAAAAGGAGAGTACATTCCTCCAAAGCAGCCCCTATACAACCAAGACAAGACACTGGAATTCATTATCAAGGTACTCCAGTTTCTAGCTCCCCTGGTAATTCTAGGTTTGGCTTTTGGCATCCACATCTATACCAAAACGACTTAA
- the LOC111811091 gene encoding BTB/POZ domain-containing protein At5g48800-like, with translation MDRSDMLQLQLQQQLSLAKSVRHRCNEWIFRDVPSDITIEVAGVTFSLHKFPLVSRSGRIRRLVAEHRDSDISKVELLNLPGGAESFELAAKFCYGINFEITPGNVAQLCCASDYLEMSEEFSKDNLGSRAEEYLESIVSKNLEMCVEVLQQCENLLPLADELKVVSRCIDAIASKACTEQIASSFSRLEYSSSGRLHMSKQATCDSDWWIEDISVLRVDLYERVITAMKCRGVRPESIGASLVNYAQRELTKKSSLWNPSGQTKVDFVTSSYGQEKLVVETIVSLFPVEKLAIPISFLFGLLRSAVMLDCSVACRLDLERRIGSQLDIATLDDLLIPSFKHSADTLFDVDTVHRILVNFSQQDDSEDDMEDASVFESDSPRSPSQSALFKVSKLVDNYLAEIAPDANLKLSKFMVIADSLPSHARTIHDGLYRAIDIYLKAHQGLSDLDKKKLCKLIDFQKLSQEAGAHAAQNERLPLQCMVQVLYFEQLRLRNALSNSCGDEDYKPSHQSWRISSGALSAAMSPRDNYASLRRENRELKLELARLRMRLNDLEKEHVCMRRDMQKSSSRKFMTSFSRKFSKMSFFGNSSSKGSSSPSKHSLRTDSKVIERTCTSAE, from the exons ATGGACCGAAGCGACATGCTGCAGCTCCAGCTCCAGCAACAGTTGTCTCTTGCTAAGTCTGTGCGCCACCGCTGCAACGaatg GATTTTCCGCGATGTTCCTAGCGATATTACAATAGAAGTGGCTGGAGTTACATTCTCCTTGCATAAG TTCCCTCTCGTCTCTCGAAGTGGGCGGATTCGAAGGTTAGTTGCAGAACATAGGGATTCCGACATCTCGAAGGTGGAGCTTCTTAATCTACCAGGAGGTGCTGAATCTTTTGAGCTAGCAGCAAAATTTTGTTATGGGATCAACTTCGAAATTACTCCAGGAAATGTTGCTCAGCTATGTTGTGCATCTGATTATCTTGAAATGAGTGAAGAATTCTCGAAGGATAATCTTGGTTCTCGAGCTGAAGAATATCTTGAGAGCATCGTCTCGAAGAACCTTGAAATGTGTGTTGAAGTGTTGCAACAATGTGAGAATCTGCTCCCTTTAGCTGATGAGCTGAAAGTAGTTAGCCGCTGCATTGATGCAATAGCATCAAAAGCTTGTACAGAGCAAATTGCTTCGAGCTTCTCACGCTTGGAGTATAGCAGTTCAGGGAGACTTCACATGAGCAAGCAGGCCACGTGTGATAGCGACTGGTGGATCGAGGATATCTCTGTTCTTCGTGTCGACTTGTATGAACGAGTCATTACTGCCATGAAGTGTCGAGGGGTTCGTCCTGAGAGCATAGGTGCATCCTTGGTGAATTATGCTCAAAGAGAGTTAACAAAGAAATCCAGTTTATGGAACCCATCTGGCCAGACAAAGGTCGATTTTGTTACGAGTTCATACGGGCAAGAAAAACTTGTTGTTGAAACAATAGTTAGCCTTTTTCCAGTTGAAAAATTGGCTATTCCAATCagtttcctttttgggcttctgAGGAGTGCTGTGATGCTTGATTGCTCTGTTGCTTGCAGACTTGACCTCGAGCGAAGGATAGGATCTCAGTTGGATATCGCTACTCTTGATGATCTTCTGATTCCATCCTTCAAACATTCAGCTGATActttatttgatgttgacacggtCCACAGGATCTTGGTAAACTTCTCTCAACAAGACGATAGCGAGGACGATATGGAAGATGCCTCCGTTTTTGAATCGGATAGTCCTCGTTCGCCATCTCAAAGTGCGTTGTTTAAAGTATCCAAATTAGTAGACAACTACCTTGCTGAAATTGCCCCGGATGCAAACCTCAAGCTTTCGAAGTTCATGGTCATTGCAGATTCCTTACCTTCGCATGCACGCACCATCCACGATGGATTATATCGAGCCATTGATATCTATCTTAAG GCTCATCAAGGTCTATCAGATTTAGACAAGAAGAAGCTCTGCAAGCTAATAGATTTTCAGAAGCTCTCGCAGGAGGCCGGAGCTCATGCTGCTCAAAACGAGCGCCTTCCCCTCCAATGCATGGTTCAAGTCCTTTATTTCGAGCAACTGAGGCTTCGTAACGCATTGTCGAATTCTTGTGGTGACGAAGACTACAAACCTTCGCATCAATCATGGAGGATTAGCAGTGGTGCATTGAGTGCAGCAATGTCTCCACGAGACAATTATGCATCACTGAGACGAGAAAATCGGGAGCTAAAACTTGAACTGGCTCGACTACGGATGAGATTGAATGATCTCGAAAAAGAACATGTTTGTATGAGGAGGGATATGCAAAAGTCCAGTTCTCGTAAATTTATGACTTCGTTCTCGAGgaaatttagtaaaatgagCTTCTTTGGGAATAGCTCTTCAAAGGGTTCGAGTTCGCCATCGAAACATTCACTGAGGACGGATTCCAAAGTGATTGAAAGAACATGTACAAGTGCAGAATAG
- the LOC111811960 gene encoding cyclin-dependent kinase inhibitor 3-like, translating into MGKYLKKSKLTGDIALMEVSMLSSQGLRPRAAKTLALKRLNKSSSQSAAASSPTPLSSSSSYLHLRRCRLENGECCRARLTTECSSTGSRLMRDSVNSEKSGNVSDVEDCRELGGENWGTAEKIHGSMARDSSTNETPLSTRTEMNSCSTKSRGQMELLKSFPTANDIEEFFAQEELWQQRTFIQKYNFDFASDMPLPGRYEWVQVAP; encoded by the exons ATGGGAAAGTACTTGAAGAAATCCAAACTTACTGGCGACATAGCTCTCATGGAAGTCTCAATGCTGTCCTCTCAGGGACTCCGTCCAAGAGCTGCTAAAACCCTTGCCTTAAAGCGCCTCAACAAGTCCTCCTCTCAATCTGCCGCTGCTTCCAGCCCTACGccgctttcttcttcttcttcctattTGCATCTTCGGAGATGCCGGCTTGAGAACGGCGAGTGTTGCAGAGCTCGCTTAACTACTGAATGTTCCTCGACTGGTTCACGCTTGATGCGGGATTCGGTGAATTCGGAGAAGAGTGGAAATGTTTCGGATGTCGAAGACTGTCGGGAACTTGGAGGTGAAAATTG GGGAACTGCAGAAAAAATACACGGCAGCATGGCTAGGGATTCAAGCACCAACGAAACACCTCTTTCAACAAGGACGGAGATGAATTCATGTTCAACCAAATCAAGAGGACAGATGGAATTGCTTAAAAGTTTCCCTACAGCAAATGATATAGAGGAGTTCTTCGCACAGGAAGAACTATGGCAACAAAGAACATTTATTCAGAA GTATAACTTCGACTTCGCAAGTGATATGCCCCTCCCAGGACGATACGAATGGGTGCAAGTGGCTCCTTAA
- the LOC111776271 gene encoding thiamine-repressible mitochondrial transport protein THI74, with protein sequence MKNEVWRWGIGLFYIFLVATIWIAASFVVQSVVDEGVSPFLVTYICNSLFVIYIPIVEIARFLEDKYGSLLFWKHKNFDALQELREEPEQAILLGETDLVTNVDHYNPSLHMHLEDGRPILKGESILSETGYSSHDKQVDEKGRWTRMRVAKVSLLICPFWFLAQLTFNLSLKYTTVTSNTILSSASSLFTFLVSLAFLGEKFTWVKLASVLLCMGGTIIVSLGDSQSETTLKTSSNPLLGDVLSLVSAGLYAVYITLIRKKLPDDDETTGKASMAQFLGFLGLFNLVIFLPVALIIKFAQVEPFHLRTWKEVGMIVAKGLLDNVLSDYLWAKAVLLTTTTVATAGLTIQVPLAAIVDSITGNAPHLMDYLGAVAVMIGFIGINIPTDAFSCSKDASIELPSESVISDDHDHSASVRQESASVS encoded by the exons ATGAAAAATGAAGTTTGGAGATGGGGAATCGGTTTGTTTTACATATTTTTGGTTGCAACCATATGGATAGCTGCTAGTTTCGTGGTTCAATCCGTTGTTGATGAAGGTGTTTCACCCTTCCTTGTTACATACATCTGCAATTCATTGTTTGTTATTTACATCCCCATTGTTGAAATTGCACGCTTCTTGGAGGATAAGTATGGAAGTTTGTTGTTTTGGAAACACAAAAACTTTGATGCATTACAAGAATTGAGGGAGGAACCAGAGCAGGCCATACTTCTTGGAGAAACCGATCTTGTTACAAATGTTGATCATTACAATCCCTCCCTGCATATGCATTTGGAAGATGGACGACCAATTTTGAAGGGAGAAAGTATACTTTCAGAGACAGGATACTCATCTCACGACAAACAAGTGGATGAAAAAGGGCGTTGGACACGCATGAGAGTAGCGAAAGTTAGCTTATTGATATGCCCTTTTTGGTTCCTTGCTCAGCTCACTTTTAATCTATCATTGAAGTATACTACTGTTACA TCGAATACTATCCTTAGCAGTGCTTCCAGCCTCTTTACATTTTTGGTTTCTCTAGCATTCTTGGGTGAGAAGTTTACATGGGTGAAGCTTGCCAGTGTTCTCCTTTGTATGGGAGGCACAATAATTGTCAGCCTGGGGGACTCGCAATCTGAGACGACGTTGAAGACTTCTTCAAATCCTCTACTTGGTGACGTTCTTTCGCTTGTCTCAGCAGGTTTATATGCTGTATACATTACCCTTATTCGCAAGAAACTGCCGGATGATGATGAGACAACTGGCAAAGCTAGTATGGCACAATTTCTTGGGTTCCTTGGGCTTTTCAACCTTGTTATTTTCCTTCCTGTTGCCCTTATAATCAAATTCGCCCAAGTGGAACCATTTCACTTGCGGACTTGGAAGGAAGTCGGCATGATTGTTGCTAAAG GATTGTTGGATAATGTGCTGAGTGATTACTTGTGGGCAAAAGCCGTTCTTCTAACCACGACAACAGTAGCAACAGCTGGTCTCACAATTCAAGTTCCATTAGCTGCCATTGTCGATTCGATAACAGGCAATGCCCCACATCTCATGGATTACCTCGGCGCGGTGGCTGTCATGATCGGTTTCATTGGCATCAACATTCCAACTGATGCATTCAGCTGTTCCAAAGACGCGTCAATCGAATTGCCAAGTGAGAGTGTAATTTCTGATGATCATGATCACAGTGCATCAGTTAGGCAAGAATCGGCTAGCGTTTCATAG
- the LOC111776330 gene encoding uncharacterized protein LOC111776330 — MSFRSSATNMAFRFRRLREISKSLPQFYSGYYHQHHHRHAVSSLPFSVAPSYVSEGVERRILESGRHLLRFSTTTELQCESSPANDVLSFIKSTLDESEGPNHYWLNICDGNKGISEKDGIYLILADQFLEMTSSDSVVLVENVKFLQHRFPQLHVIGLQCSNTLSVAEKSGMIQFIMREYVSFPILLSNKIFEMGRRLCYIISKDFSNPLLISERDTDLNVLRKAIEELLEPENEKSGLPNIGRTTYLKHAEIIKEPYSCSFMQNFILHFPGCISADEKGGRLFLSDSNHNRIVIFNGNGKILDMIGSYPGFEDGEFELVKLARPAASFYHATQDCLYFVDSENHAIRKADLGKRVVETLYPANYSSTKSTKLWSWIKDRLGLGSIPDREVEDFNPQSLMFPWHMIRYMDDRLLILNRSLGTLWTMDLASGKIIEVVRGHSKIMENYGQLFMDRVSVLKQIPDGMLQLQRDAKTVTGELPSLDLLSSLTPFQNCLIICDSGTNISIDGLFLCLTYHLLLVFLARTSLLKLDSLKPQLGLPYWFAPPPEKVISTADSFQGAGIDHIHFFRLLPGKVGIHINVDLPTDIELVESIQEDSIWRQTRGTATEISIVEKVSGLSEKVGSAQQWYDELDSLAFSPQESEVVEEDNIRAVNHIGDDRFQIECAVNTSPGTSEVIVYAAVYLRLRRDQDWEGNGDKQAAAAAARIADLLYPGSRGKKIKESCIQFLLVNCKRDLREVIFVKPLHVRIKLDTMAHPKADNSKGIILTDSSVELNLSLAS; from the exons G GATATTACCATCAGCATCATCATAGGCATGCTGTTAGCTCATTGCCATTTTCCGTTGCTCCATCTTACGTTTCTGAAGGAGTTGAGAGAAGGATTTTAGAGAGTGGTCGCCACCTTCTGCG GTTTTCCACAACAACGGAGCTGCAGTGCGAGTCTTCTCCCGCAAATGATGTTTTATCCTTCATTAAGTCAACCCTTGATGAATCTGAAG GTCCTAACCACTATTGGTTGAATATATGTGATGGAAATAAAGGAATATCTGAGAAGGATGGAATCTACTTAATTCTTGCTGATCAATTTCTAGAAATGACGAGTTCGGATTCTGTTGTTTTGGTCGAAAATGTAAAATTCCTTCAGCATAG GTTTCCTCAGCTTCATGTGATTGGGCTTCAGTGTTCCAATACTCTATCTGTCGCTGAAAAAAGTGGGATGATCCAATTTATAATGAGGGAATATGTTTCCTTTCCCATTTTGTTATCCAATAAGATTTTTGAG ATGGGGAGGAGGCTCTGTTATATTATCTCCAAGGACTTCAGTAATCCTTTGCTCATCAGTGAGAGGGACACAGACCTTAATGTTCTTCGGAAAG CTATTGAGGAGTTGCTTGAACCAGAAAATGAGAAATCTGGTCTGCCGAATATTGGGAGAACTACTTATCTGAAACATGCGGAGATCATTAAAGAACCATATTCATGTTCGTTCATGCAGAATTTTATTCTCCACTTTCCAG GCTGTATATCTGCTGATGAAAAGGGTGGCCGACTCTTCCTTTCTGATAGCAATCATAACCGGATTGTTATATTTAATGGCAACGGGAAGATCCTGGACATG ATTGGTTCTTATCCAGGTTTTGAGGACGGAGAATTTGAATTGGTCAAATTAGCTCGTCCAGCAGCTTCCTTTTATCATGCTACTCAGGATTGCCTGTATTTTGTGGACTCTGAG AACCATGCCATTAGGAAAGCTGATTTGGGTAAGCGCGTTGTTGAAACTCTTTATCCAGCAAACTACTCAAGTACGAAGAGTACTAAGTTATGGAGCTGGATCAAGGACCGACTTGGTTTGGGAAGCATTCCCGACAGAGAAGTGGAAGATTTCAATCCGCAGTCTCTGATGTTTCCTTGGCACATGATTAGATATATGGATGatagattattaattttaaatcgcAG TCTTGGGACACTATGGACCATGGATTTGGCTTCAGgaaaaattattgaagttGTTAGAG GGCATTCAAAGATTATGGAGAACTATGGGCAGTTGTTCATGGACAGAGTGTCTGTTCTGAAACAGATACCTGATGGTATGTTGCAGCTGCAAAGAGATGCAAAGACTGTCACAGGGGAGCTACCGTCCTTGGATCTTTTATCTTCTCTAACACCCTTTCAAAATTGCCTAATCATTTGCGACTCAGGTACCAATATTTCAATCGATGGATTGTTTTTGTGCTTAACATATCATCTTTTACTAGTTTTTTTAGCCCGTACTTCTCTCTTGAAGTTGGACAg tttaaaaccCCAGCTTGGATTACCGTATTGGTTTGCTCCACCTCCAGAGAAGGTTATTTCCAC TGCCGATAGTTTCCAAGGAGCAGGGATTGATCATATTCACTTTTTCAGACTGCTGCCTG GTAAGGTTGGTATACATATCAATGTTGATCTTCCTACAGATATTGAACTAGTGGAATCAATACAAGAAGACAGCATATGGCGTCAGACAAGAGGAACTGCAACTGAAATTTCAATCGTCGAGAAAGTTTCTGGGCTCTCAGAAAAG GTCGGTTCGGCTCAACAGTGGTATGATGAATTGGATAGTCTAGCCTTTTCACCACAAGAATCAGAAGTGGTGGAAGAAGATAATATAAGAGCTGTTAACCATATTGGAGACGATAGGTTTCAAATTGAGTGTGCTGTCAATACAAGTCCTGGAACTAGCGAG GTTATAGTATATGCAGCCGTATATTTAAGGCTTAGAAGAGACCAAGATTGGGAAGGCAATGGTGACAAacaagcagcagcagcagcagccagGATAGCAGATTTATTGTACCCAGGAAGTAGAGGGAAGAAGATAAAAGAGAGCTGCATTCAGTTCCTCCTTGTAAACTGTAAACGAGACCTGAGAGAGGTGATTTTTGTGAAACCTTTGCATGTGAGGATAAAGCTGGATACTATGGCGCACCCTAAAGCTGATAATTCCAAAGGTATTATCCTTACAGACTCCTCTGTAGAACTCAATTTATCTCTTGCCTCCTAA